The Populus nigra chromosome 4, ddPopNigr1.1, whole genome shotgun sequence genome contains the following window.
TCCAGTTCATAAcacagttttttattttattttattttttttaattttttttatatgtcaaatctaaaatctaatatgtatttatttgattgttgttttttttatttgagatagtttttaaattgatttttttatgttttcattattattttgtatcaaattttattatcattttattattgctatttttttggaaaatcatttaaataatttttttatgtttaatccCTCAACACaaaattgattaggaattgagaTTCTTGATTGAGTCCGGGTAATTAGTTGTTGATTTGGAAGATTAATCCAAATCTAGGAGGTTCGCTCGgatttacttatttttctttttcccttttaaaacttatatttttttaatatcacaattgaatatttatttaattagagattgagctccattattcttttatttaccTTTATgattctttattgattttgaaaattacacggtttatcttgagttttttttatttgtcattcctGGTTAAATTTAgctctcaaaaaagaaaattttgaatttgaattgaatttaattaattgattagatataagtatttttatttggtttgcttTTCCAGGTCATTGCTCTGCATGATCTCTTTCAgtttgtcatgttttttttttgcgtttgaaaaacatttatgaaaaaaattaaaatttttataatttttatttgcttcaaattatttttttgggtgattttaaatagttttgatgtgatgattttaaaaataaattttaaaaaataaaatattattttgaaatattttcaaatgaaaaatattttaaaaaacaatcgctattataatatcaaataggTTTTGGTTAAGATAATAGTTTGGGTTTcaaattttccttatttttaaaaaactctagtgtaacttgattttttttctaatattaaaaaaaaaatgaccatgTTTGGGACAGACCATGCAAGTATATAACTTGTTTGGCAATATGGCACTACcatattctatatatttttaaattgttttaatatattaatattaaaataaaatttaaaaaataaataaattattttaatatatttataaataaaaacaatataaatcacaataaaaagaagcatgttcttaatttttacttttaaaaacgcttctaaaaaaacttgaatttttaaattttttttctttactttaaattaatattttttgatatttttattttattttaatattaaaattaatttttttaaaataaaaaatattattttaatacattttaaagtaaaatattttaaaaattaaccattaccataacactttaaaaagtaaatgtCTTCTCCCGTCTTGAGTTTACCTTGAAAACTtcacattatttatttttttccttatatattaatctttttcaaattttaaattttatgaaaaaatcagTGTTCATTTCATTATAATACCATGTTATCATAAGcaagtacaaaataaaaaatattaatataatttgtttttgtgttttaaaaatatatttttaaaaaataatatattttattttaaattaatattttttagtatttttaaataattttaatatgatgatgttaaaaattaattttaaaaaataaaaaaatattattttaatataaaaaatattattttaatattaaaaatattatgaaaaccACCCGTAAATGAAATACGTTGACAAAGCGGGTGACCatcttggaaagaaaaaagaacaatggGAAAGCAGATCACTGACAGCAGAAGATTCACTATACATGCATGAGAGAGAGTTTCGTTCTCATTTCACGCCGCCATAGCTAAACTGAGTTTGTCCTTCAACTCAGGCTGCATTTAATGCAGAGATATATAATAGTAGTCTCCAGTTTCAATTTTCATCATTTCATACCCTAGCAACCTACTCCTTTGCAGCACTTGTCTTATCTCTTCCACTCTGCACCGCCTGCTTCACCATACATACTGATACGTATAAATTATCTACGTATATATACTCCACCTTGATCctcaattttgttatttctttgcTTATCAATACCATcttcagttattttttattctggtTTTGGCTTATATCCCGTCCCTGCCACTCAACGGACACTGATACTCCATTAATTTATACCTCTTCTTGTTTCAGACCTCTATATAATTTCACTTTGGACATTTTGTTCTTAAATGGATGTTAACGCACCAAACCCTAAACCTCTGAACCCTTCTGCTTCCCCTTACACGAGAGCCGAAGCAAGTGTGTCTTCGCCATTTCTACCACCAAACAGTGGAATGATCGTGTTACCCTCAAAACTACCCCAGCTTTCACAAGAGATTTATGGCTCCCATCCACAACAGTTGCAATCGCAACTAGCGTGGGTGACTCGATCAGTGCCCACAATGGTTCCTGGGTTCCTCGCCAATCCTTACCTCTCCGTGCAACACCAGTTGACCCAAGCTTGGGTGTACCAAGAAGCCACTGCCTACTACAACGTCTATAGGCAGCCTTTCACTGTACCCCATCCACATCTTTATTACAGTGGCAGTGGAAACCAAGGAACATGCTGTACCCCCGGTGAGAATTTAAAAGAATCCGAGGATGTCAAATTTGAGGAAAGAGTGAAATGTGAGGATTGCTATTCTGGGGTTTTGGGCAACGTGGAAAAGAGGGTTTTTGGTGGAGGTGCCAGGAGGTTTGTTGCACCTCCTCGTTTAAGGGCAAAGCGAAGAGATGGTGGGGTTTTTTTGGGGGAGAAATTATGGGTGCCTAAGACTGAATCTAAGCTGTATGGGGAGAGTAGTGGTGATGATCAGGGGTTGAGTGCTAAGGAGGAGGATGGGGTACTTTCTTGTAGTACCGATGAAGTTTTTTTAGCAGGAAAAACTACTTTAATGATCAAGAATATTCCAAATCAACTTGGGTAGGTTAATTTTCTCATCATGACTTTCTtctataattgttttctttcaatcttctgttaaatttaatttaggtCTCTTGCTATATTGGGTATATGGctgattttgatgtttgttaTGGTTTTTAGAAATTACCTTATATGCGGGCACTAAATTTTTGGTGTTTATAAGATATTAAGTTAGTAGCAATAACTCCTCCTCTTAATTTATGGCCATGGAGTAGAAGGCATGATTTACTGCGAATACTGGACGTGCACTGTTTGGGAGAGAATCAAAAGGCTATGCAGCGATTCGATCGTGTTAAATCAgagtttgattttttctacTTGCCCATGGACTTTGTGTAAGTAACTTTTGCCTAGCACTTGTACATTTAAGAATCAGCTTACTTGATATTTCGCATAGATGTCTGGCCTTGCTGTTCCTCCTTTTCGTCTACAAGCCTGTTGGATGACATAATGGGGTATATAGAATCTCATGCTAGAGTACCTTAGCTTTCGTTTCTCCTCTCCAGTATAACAGATAAGCCAAGCTGTTCTGTTATCGAGGAGTTGACAAATCGTAAATTTTGCTATACCAGCTTGGACTTTAGCAATAGTTTTAACTGTTCAACTCTCTCTGGAACTTAGTGTAACCGCTTGTATCAGTCTCGTTCCATTTTATACAACACAAGCACAATTCCTCAGTGTTGGTGTGTAAAACCAAAATCATGTCCTTGTCGAAAATGTTAACTTGTGAAATTTGATATTTACATTATAGGAGACGAGCAAATCTGGGTTATGCGTTTGTCAACTTCACGAATGCAGCTGGAGCCTTGAGATTTCGCAAAGCTTTCAATAAGTATAAGTGGGATGTGGGTGCAAACCGCAAGACATGTGAAGTATCTTTGGCAACTATCCAGGTGAATCTGGTTTCCTAATTTTTCTATACCTGGATAGAATTCATTGACCCTTCCTAATGTTTCGTTCAATCCAGGGAAAAGATGCCCTTTGCAATCGCTACAAGAATTCTGTGTTTCCATGTCATACCAATGCCTATTTACCTGTTGTTCTACTGCCTGCACGTGATGGGTGGAGGCAGACCGCACCTAGTATTGTTGGAAGGCGTGTAGACCCAGCTTTTCCATTGGAAAGAGGTTGTTTCAGTCGGAGGAAATCCTTGAACAAGTAAAAGAAAGTCCTTGTTTCTTCTGCcttttgatttctaggaaaTACTGTTTCTGCGTTGTAGCTGAATGATGAGGATTTGGTTTTTCTGCTCCTCTCATTTACTTGGGAGGATTATGGATAGTCTAAGCTAGTGGTGTCTAGTAGTGTGGTTACTACGTTTTAGCTCGCCCGTGTTTTCATTTCCCCCCTAGGATTGCTGAAGATGGACGGTCAAAATCAATGGGTGAATTGGAAACACGGGATCGGGATTTCGATGTGTTTGTTTCCAGAACAATCCCGTCATATATGTTGTATGAAGTTTGCTAGATGTTTCAGTACACCTTGTGGTTTTTTAGGTTCTATGCTTTCCTATCATCGCGTTTTAGCCCACACGAGTTCTTTGAACTCTTGAGCGTAGACTCGACAACAATTGCAATCTCAtcagattttatgttttttcatttattttaagttcGGTATTATAGGAGGACTTgtttcttaaagttttttttttatttgaaatatctttttaaagttcattttatatattagcatttcaaaatgtaaaatcttttcaaggataattttaaaattatttctaggTTGTGGGCGTGTTTTCAGTAACTGTTCTAATATTGGACTTTAAATTTGTCTTGTAAGATATGATACGGGTGGATCTggtatcaaaaaatataaaagaagaaaaaaattaattatctttattttttctgaaaataaagTATTGTTTTCGTGTATAATGTATACTttttataaagaataaattatgtttttattatattttaaaaataaaaaatggatataCTAATTACTTCCGGATTATTTATTaggatttgattaaaatattaaaaatttcacAATAATTTCTGTTATTTACAGTGTTAGAAATTAGTTATACTTTAAGATTTAGAGTATAAAATTATgtagtaaattatattttcgaGTATTTTGTAATACTTCTGTTATTTACAGTGTTAGAATTTAGttatactttaatatttagagtataaaattatgtagtaaattatattttcgaGTATTTAGTTATACTTAAATAAGATGggagatttttttatgaagggATATATGTCTTGAATTGATGAGATTATTTGATAGAAGTATTacttagaaaaacaattaattaataaagaaatttaaaagaaaaactgaagTTGGTGTGTTTTTTCTTGCACttagtttttttacattttttagcCGACGGTgactttttgaattttatgattaaatctaaaattcttttaatttcaaaaggtACTAGTTTTGCCACGCCACATCATTTATGTtcatgacaaaaataattttttttcaacattagcatattaaaaacatatcatataaatatacgttcaaatataaaaataaaagatatgatTGTATTTGactgttgtttttatttctttaaattatattttttactaataaaaattGTGGATCTCATAATGTTGTAACACTTTGGTTTGAAATGAGAGGTAACGTCATGTATCTTCctctttcaaaacaaaataaaccttAATAAAACACTGCTaagcaaagtaaaaaaaagcaaaagcagtTGGAAGAGATTGGATTAAAAggattgtgtttttttgtggttttatgTTGGAGTTTTTTGGTTGTTTATATAATAGTTATTGTAagtttatatggttgttaattttagaatttataaaattaattgaggtacGATGCATAAACTGATTCAAACAtttatgttaaactaaaaaaataaataaaaaacagttgtATTTTACAGTAAATATCCAATAGCCACAAAGTCATATGGTTTGGAAAAGTCTAAAATGAAATGGCAGATGAGCAAATGTTAAACATTTAGTTATATCGGTAACCCTCGTGCCAAGAAGACAATTTACTTGACAGGGAAAATGACTGAAAATGTGAACATTCGGCCA
Protein-coding sequences here:
- the LOC133690524 gene encoding uncharacterized protein LOC133690524 produces the protein MDVNAPNPKPLNPSASPYTRAEASVSSPFLPPNSGMIVLPSKLPQLSQEIYGSHPQQLQSQLAWVTRSVPTMVPGFLANPYLSVQHQLTQAWVYQEATAYYNVYRQPFTVPHPHLYYSGSGNQGTCCTPGENLKESEDVKFEERVKCEDCYSGVLGNVEKRVFGGGARRFVAPPRLRAKRRDGGVFLGEKLWVPKTESKLYGESSGDDQGLSAKEEDGVLSCSTDEVFLAGKTTLMIKNIPNQLGRHDLLRILDVHCLGENQKAMQRFDRVKSEFDFFYLPMDFVRRANLGYAFVNFTNAAGALRFRKAFNKYKWDVGANRKTCEVSLATIQGKDALCNRYKNSVFPCHTNAYLPVVLLPARDGWRQTAPSIVGRRVDPAFPLERGCFSRRKSLNKIAEDGRSKSMGELETRDRDFDVFVSRTIPSYMLYEVC